A genomic region of Thermoplasmata archaeon contains the following coding sequences:
- the purH gene encoding bifunctional phosphoribosylaminoimidazolecarboxamide formyltransferase/IMP cyclohydrolase: protein MVSPRHALLSVWDKEGLLEFARGLGALGFAFFASEGTAKTLKAAGLAVQTVSEYTGQPEGLGGRVKTLHPRIFAGILAPRGDEPELAAWGAVPLDLVVANLYPFESVTAKPDVPMAEAIENIDIGGVSLIRAAAKNAGRVGVVVRPVRYPEILEAYRKGGSLPAKLREDLALEAFEYTSRYDVAIYNFLARRQGHTLPPSLRLAYEKAADMRYGENPYQQAAFYRDPHAPRPNVASLEQLHGRALSYNNIADLEAALRIASEFQETAAVIIKHGNPSGVAVRPEISRAYAEAHSADERSAYGCVVGLNRAVDLETAKGMKGHFVEAIIAPDYHEDALARLRKRENIRLVRTNLPLRPSPELEMVKVSGGMLVQTSQYPEIKPETFKTVTKNRASPEDVRDIVFGMQVSKYVKSNSIVLVKNRVTVGMGAGQMSRVDSVILACLKAGPRAAGSVLVSDAFFPFRDGIDEAAKGGVRVIAQPGGSIRDQEAIDACNEHGIAMVFTGMRLFRH, encoded by the coding sequence ATGGTTTCTCCCCGCCATGCCCTCCTGAGCGTCTGGGACAAGGAGGGCCTGTTGGAGTTCGCGCGCGGTTTGGGCGCGCTCGGCTTTGCGTTCTTCGCATCGGAGGGGACCGCGAAGACGCTGAAGGCCGCGGGCCTCGCCGTGCAGACGGTCTCAGAGTACACGGGGCAGCCCGAGGGCCTCGGGGGCCGCGTGAAGACGCTCCATCCCCGGATCTTCGCGGGAATTCTCGCGCCGCGCGGGGACGAACCCGAGCTCGCGGCCTGGGGAGCCGTCCCTCTGGACCTCGTGGTCGCGAACCTGTACCCGTTCGAGTCCGTGACCGCGAAACCGGACGTGCCCATGGCAGAGGCGATCGAGAACATCGACATCGGCGGGGTGTCGCTCATCCGCGCCGCGGCTAAGAACGCGGGCCGCGTAGGCGTCGTCGTCCGGCCCGTCCGGTACCCGGAGATTCTGGAGGCGTACCGCAAGGGGGGGAGCCTCCCGGCGAAGCTCCGGGAAGATCTGGCCCTCGAGGCGTTCGAGTACACGTCGCGATACGATGTGGCCATCTACAACTTCCTCGCGCGGCGGCAGGGACACACCCTACCCCCGAGCCTACGTCTCGCCTACGAGAAGGCGGCGGACATGCGCTACGGGGAGAACCCGTACCAGCAGGCCGCGTTCTACCGCGACCCCCACGCACCTCGCCCGAACGTGGCGAGCCTCGAGCAGCTCCACGGCCGGGCGCTCAGCTACAACAACATCGCCGACCTGGAGGCGGCGCTCCGCATCGCCTCCGAGTTCCAGGAGACCGCCGCGGTGATCATCAAGCACGGGAATCCGTCCGGCGTGGCGGTGCGACCCGAAATCTCCCGGGCCTACGCGGAGGCCCACTCCGCGGACGAGCGGTCCGCATACGGCTGCGTCGTGGGCCTGAACCGTGCGGTCGACCTCGAGACCGCGAAGGGGATGAAGGGCCACTTCGTCGAGGCGATCATCGCGCCCGACTACCACGAGGACGCCCTCGCCCGCCTCCGGAAGCGGGAGAATATCCGCCTCGTCCGCACGAACCTTCCGCTCCGGCCCTCGCCCGAGCTCGAGATGGTCAAGGTCTCCGGGGGCATGCTCGTCCAGACGTCCCAGTATCCCGAGATCAAGCCGGAGACATTCAAGACCGTGACCAAGAACCGCGCGTCCCCGGAGGACGTCCGGGACATCGTCTTCGGGATGCAGGTGTCCAAGTACGTGAAGTCGAACAGCATCGTGCTCGTGAAGAATCGCGTGACCGTGGGCATGGGGGCCGGCCAGATGAGCCGCGTGGACAGCGTGATCCTCGCCTGCCTCAAGGCGGGCCCGAGGGCGGCGGGTTCCGTCCTCGTGAGCGACGCGTTCTTCCCCTTCCGCGACGGGATCGACGAGGCCGCGAAGGGCGGCGTCCGCGTGATCGCCCAGCCCGGCGGCTCCATCCGGGACCAGGAGGCCATCGACGCCTGCAACGAGCACGGGATCGCGATGGTCTTCACGGGGATGCGGCTGTTCCGGCATTGA
- the purN gene encoding phosphoribosylglycinamide formyltransferase has translation MVRIRVGVLASGRGTDFQSLVDARDRGDLDVDLAILVCNVPGAPVLERARKAGVPAVVIDHRPFGKDREGFERAVVKVLREHRVDLLVFAGFMRIVTSYLVSEFPNRIMNIHPSLLPAFPGAHAHRDVLAAGARVSGCTIHFVDASVDGGPFILQKAVPVLDDDTEEALEARILEWEHRLLPLAVRLFAEGRIRVEGRRVRIDARGIEIPPSA, from the coding sequence ATGGTGCGCATCCGGGTGGGCGTCCTGGCGTCGGGACGCGGCACGGACTTCCAGAGCCTCGTCGACGCGCGGGACCGCGGCGACCTCGACGTCGACCTCGCGATCCTCGTGTGCAATGTGCCGGGTGCGCCCGTCCTGGAACGGGCCAGGAAGGCCGGCGTCCCCGCGGTCGTCATCGACCACCGCCCGTTCGGCAAGGATCGGGAGGGATTCGAGCGCGCCGTGGTCAAGGTCCTCCGGGAGCATCGGGTGGACCTCCTCGTGTTCGCGGGGTTCATGCGGATCGTCACGTCGTACCTGGTGAGCGAGTTCCCCAACCGAATCATGAACATCCATCCTTCCCTCCTCCCCGCGTTCCCGGGCGCCCACGCGCACCGGGACGTGCTCGCGGCGGGAGCGAGGGTCTCGGGCTGCACGATCCACTTCGTGGACGCCTCCGTGGACGGCGGCCCGTTCATCCTCCAGAAGGCCGTCCCCGTCCTGGACGATGATACGGAGGAGGCGCTCGAGGCGCGGATCCTGGAGTGGGAGCACCGGCTGCTGCCCCTGGCCGTGCGCCTGTTCGCGGAGGGACGCATCCGCGTGGAGGGTCGCCGGGTGCGCATCGACGCGAGGGGAATCGAGATCCCCCCGTCGGCGTAG